A window of Brevibacterium ihuae contains these coding sequences:
- a CDS encoding DUF3073 domain-containing protein: MVQPYVRTGRSDRAHPLSACPHECPRNGTSYPDRVGFPGRDDNHDAGTALRRDLDRRQRGSTPVGRGRAKAKQIKVARKLKYYSPDTDLSALQKELGATSSSDGGGSGDAYDEEPDYSEYADKYNDIDDEDPGRG, encoded by the coding sequence ATGGTCCAACCCTATGTGAGAACGGGCCGGTCGGACCGCGCGCACCCGCTCTCAGCCTGTCCACATGAGTGTCCGAGAAATGGCACATCCTATCCCGACCGGGTAGGATTCCCCGGGAGAGATGACAACCACGATGCCGGGACCGCGCTCCGCCGCGACCTGGACCGACGACAGAGGGGGTCGACGCCTGTGGGTCGCGGCCGCGCTAAGGCGAAGCAGATCAAGGTTGCCCGAAAGCTCAAGTACTACAGCCCGGACACCGATCTGAGCGCATTGCAGAAGGAACTCGGAGCCACGTCCTCATCCGACGGCGGCGGCTCCGGCGACGCCTACGACGAGGAACCCGATTACTCCGAGTACGCCGACAAGTACAACGACATCGACGACGAGGATCCCGGCCGCGGCTGA
- a CDS encoding 1-acyl-sn-glycerol-3-phosphate acyltransferase gives MPVRRALARCWWSATSYRFVREDPPVTGSRILLGAPHTSNWDFVHMLAIAWDARLRVRWLGKQELFRGVGGPLMRLLGGVPVDRSNPAGLIEAVIERARTERDFSLVVTPEGTRSGDGWRSGFYRIAMATGLPVTLGFIDVRTRTTGLGPTIRLSGDMAADMDRIRAFYADKAGMKPELRTEPRLSGEGRPASLPPHEDEPTPPSQQR, from the coding sequence ATGCCCGTGCGCCGCGCCCTTGCCCGCTGCTGGTGGAGCGCGACCTCGTATCGCTTCGTCCGCGAGGACCCGCCGGTGACGGGGTCGCGGATCCTCCTCGGTGCCCCGCACACCTCGAACTGGGACTTCGTCCACATGCTCGCGATCGCGTGGGACGCGCGCCTGCGGGTCCGCTGGCTCGGCAAGCAGGAGCTCTTCCGCGGTGTCGGCGGGCCGCTCATGCGGCTGCTCGGCGGGGTGCCGGTGGACCGGTCCAACCCGGCCGGACTCATCGAGGCCGTCATCGAGCGGGCGCGCACCGAGCGCGACTTCTCCCTCGTCGTCACGCCCGAGGGCACGCGCTCCGGCGACGGCTGGCGCAGCGGCTTCTATCGGATCGCGATGGCGACCGGTCTGCCGGTGACGCTCGGATTCATCGATGTGCGCACCCGCACGACGGGACTCGGACCGACGATCCGGCTGAGCGGGGACATGGCGGCCGACATGGACCGGATCCGCGCCTTCTACGCCGACAAGGCCGGGATGAAGCCGGAGCTGCGGACCGAGCCGCGGCTCTCCGGGGAAGGTCGGCCCGCGTCCCTGCCCCCGCACGAGGATGAGCCGACACCGCCGTCGCAACAGCGTTGA
- a CDS encoding metallopeptidase family protein produces MERIDDARFDALVDAAMADLPPGVEDFMDNVALFVHDDPPPETPDLLGVYDGIPLTERDGSWGFVPPDTIVLFKNPLIDFARDEEHLADEIRITIIHEIAHHYGIDDDRLHELGWG; encoded by the coding sequence ATGGAGAGGATCGATGACGCCCGGTTCGACGCGCTCGTCGACGCGGCGATGGCGGATCTCCCGCCGGGGGTCGAGGACTTCATGGACAACGTCGCCCTGTTCGTCCACGACGACCCTCCGCCGGAGACCCCGGATCTGCTCGGCGTCTACGACGGCATCCCGCTGACCGAGCGCGACGGGTCCTGGGGGTTCGTGCCGCCGGACACGATCGTCCTGTTCAAGAATCCGCTCATCGATTTCGCTCGCGACGAGGAGCACCTGGCTGACGAGATCCGGATCACGATCATCCACGAGATCGCCCACCACTACGGCATCGACGACGATCGGCTGCACGAGCTCGGCTGGGGCTGA
- the ybaK gene encoding Cys-tRNA(Pro) deacylase yields the protein MSIAARIHSSATPALRVLNLAGVEYSVHEFDHDPAVRRYGTEAAEQLGTDPARILKTLMLLVDTEPVVALLPVSGQLDLKALASVVGGKKAHLAGIAETERRTGYVSGGVSPFGQRSASPVIVDRTAHDFETVFVSAGRRGMEIELRPDDLVMLTNARIGKIANLD from the coding sequence ATGTCGATTGCGGCCCGCATACACAGCTCGGCGACCCCGGCGCTTCGAGTGCTCAATCTGGCCGGCGTGGAGTACTCGGTGCACGAGTTCGACCACGATCCGGCGGTCCGTCGCTACGGGACGGAGGCGGCCGAGCAGCTCGGCACCGACCCCGCCCGCATCCTCAAGACCCTCATGCTCCTCGTCGACACCGAGCCGGTCGTCGCGCTCCTCCCGGTGTCGGGGCAGCTCGACCTCAAGGCACTCGCTTCCGTGGTCGGCGGCAAGAAGGCGCACCTCGCCGGCATCGCCGAGACCGAGCGCCGCACCGGCTACGTGTCCGGCGGGGTGAGCCCGTTCGGTCAGCGCAGCGCCTCCCCGGTGATCGTCGACCGCACCGCCCACGACTTCGAGACGGTTTTCGTCTCCGCCGGGCGCCGCGGCATGGAGATCGAGCTCCGTCCGGACGACCTCGTCATGCTCACCAACGCCCGCATCGGCAAGATCGCCAACCTCGACTGA
- a CDS encoding YigZ family protein has translation MDDEGYEEPVGENTAEIAIKRSRFIARVAHAATEDRARAIVEEQRTTHPKARHHCTAFVLGPDGRTQRFSDDGEPAGTAGAPILEVVTGHGLTNVVAVVTRYFGGTKLGAGGLVRAYGAAASEALAELDTVRRHLVVPITAELDYARAAHAQRLAEQSGWTVADSDWAETVTHRFAVPAAEVDACLAMLADVSAGECEPEVGEAEYL, from the coding sequence ATGGACGACGAGGGGTACGAGGAGCCGGTGGGTGAGAACACCGCAGAGATCGCGATCAAGCGCTCGCGCTTCATCGCCCGCGTCGCCCATGCCGCGACCGAGGACCGGGCCCGCGCGATCGTCGAGGAGCAGCGTACGACCCACCCGAAGGCTCGCCACCACTGCACGGCGTTCGTCCTCGGCCCCGACGGGCGCACCCAGCGGTTCTCCGACGACGGTGAGCCGGCCGGCACCGCAGGCGCCCCGATCCTCGAAGTCGTCACCGGTCACGGGCTGACGAACGTCGTCGCCGTGGTGACCCGGTACTTCGGCGGGACGAAGCTCGGCGCGGGCGGTCTGGTCCGCGCCTACGGCGCCGCCGCATCCGAGGCGCTCGCCGAGCTCGACACCGTGCGGCGCCATCTCGTCGTGCCGATCACCGCCGAGCTCGACTACGCCCGGGCAGCCCATGCCCAGCGGCTCGCGGAGCAGTCCGGGTGGACGGTTGCGGACAGCGATTGGGCGGAGACGGTGACCCATCGGTTCGCGGTCCCCGCCGCCGAGGTCGACGCATGCCTGGCGATGCTCGCGGACGTGTCCGCAGGGGAATGCGAGCCCGAGGTGGGCGAGGCGGAGTACCTGTAG